In Deinococcus misasensis DSM 22328, the sequence ATGCATGTTGTGGCGGTAGGCCGAGCCCAGAGCAATGTGACACACGGCGTTTTCGTCATACAGGGTGTTGTAGAAGAAAATGCCGGAACGGTTGATGGGGCTGGAGGTGGGCACCAGAGCCACTTCTCCGAGGCGTGCAGCTCCTTCGTCGGTGGAAACCAGTTTGCGCAGGGTTTCTTCGCCTTGCTCGGCTTTGAAGTCCACCACTTTACCGTCTTTGAAGGTGATTTCAAAGCCGTCCATCAGTTGGCCCATGTAGGTGAGGGGTTTGGTGCTGCGCACCGTGCCATCCACGCGTTCGCGGTGGGGCAGGGTGAACACCTCTTCGGTGGGGATGTTGGCGCAGAACAGGTCTCCGTTGCGGTTGGGGTTCTGAGCGCTTTCCCAATAGTGACCCTCTGGAAGGCCCACAGTCAGGTCGGTGGCAGCGCTCTTGAAGTGGAGTGCCGTGTAATTCTTGCTGTTGAGGGTCGCAGAACGGTGGGCCAGAGCCTTGATGTGCTCCTGCCAGGCTTCCAGACCGTTTTCCAGATCGGAACGGGTGGCTGCGAAGATGGCGTCCCAGAGTTTGTCCTGTTGTTCCTCTGCAGGGGCATCGGGGAACACGGAGGCGGCCCAGCTCTGGATGGGTGCGCTGATCAGGGTCCAGGAGAAGGCATTGACCTGCACCAGTTCAAGGTAAGGCTTGCGGGATTTGCTGAAGGCCAGATTGTACTTGCTGACTTTCTCTGGATCCTGATGTTTCAGCAGGCTGGGGTCGGTGGCCCGGATGGAAAGGATGGGATCGCCGTTTTTGGCATACTCCATCTGGATGTTCATGTTGACCGTCGACACTTCATCAAAGTTGTCGATGGTGGAGTGTTCAAACCGGCTGAGTTGAACCGCATCATCGCTCCAGAGCACGTCCACCAGACGGGCTCCGGCTTTGTAAGCTTCTTCCACCACCAGACGGGCAAGGGGGGCGGTGTCCACAGGGCTGAGGACCAGCAGACGCTGGCCGGGTTTCAGGCCGATGCCGATTTTCACGGCAATTTCGGCGTAATTGCGCAGTTTTTGCTCGAAGCTTAACATACGCCCACAGTTTAACCTGCCTAGAGGAGTTGTGGAAAATAGGCCATTTAGCAGAGGAGGGCGTCAAAGCTGCCTTCTGCCTTCTGCCTTCTGCCTTCTGCCTTTTGCGTTCTTTAAAACTCCCAGAAATGCACATTCTGTACTGGCTCACCACGTCGCAAAAACGGCACTTGCAACCCCAGAATCCGGTAATTGCCCTTGACGGCAGCCCGAACCAGAGAACGCAAAGGGACCTCCTCGCCATACAATTCCTGTGCGAAACGGATTTCATCCAGCACGTTCAGGGTTTGACCGCTGGCTTTGCTGTCCGTTCCAATGCCAATTTCCACACCATAACGGGCAAAAACGGGCCACTGGAAGGTGCCACATTCCAGAGCATGGTTGCTTCTCGGGCAGGTGATCACCGGGCATCCTGCTGCTGCAATCCGTTGGATGTCCGATTCCGTGACGTTCACCACATGGATCAGGGTGGGTCTGGCCTGCAAAACCCCCAGCAGATCGAGGTGTTCCACCACCGTTGGTCCATTGTCGTGTCCCAGAATCTCACGGGTTTTCAGACCAGAGAACCCCTCGATGGATTCGGCCAGAGGTCCAGTGCCTGTGGTGTGAAATTCCAGTTCTGCAGGGTGCTCTGCAACATGGATTTGCATGGGGAAACCCTCAGCCTGTGCAAACTGGGCCAGCAATTTCATCAGTTTTCCAGACACCGTATGGGGTGTGTGGGGACTGAGACCCACCTTCATGCCGTTTGGGCGCTCCATTTTGCGCCATTTTCTCAGACGGGCTGTGGTGTCCTGAAAAATTTTGTCGGCGTGCTCTGGGTTGAGGCCGATGACCTCCCAGTAAGCCACCCCTTGCAGCCCCTCCTGCTGGAGCAGAAATTCCATCACACTTTCTTCGGTGACGATGTCGCCCAGTTTTGGGGCGATTTCTGAGAGGCCCTGAAGGGCTGCATCCAGATTGCGCTGTCCACTTCTGGAGAAGCGGATCACTTCCTGAATCCATGCCGTATAGGGTTTCTCCATGAAGGGCATGGTGCTGAGGTCCAGATGGGTGTGGGCATTGGCGACCTGTGGCCCAATCACTTTGTGGTGCCCTGCAAACACCGCCTGAGGGTACATCTGCTGCAATTCCTCGGGGCTTCCAGTGGCCACCACCAGTTCATCCGACAACACAATGGCTCCAGGGCTTCTGGGGATGCCCATTCCTGAGTACAGCACTTCACAGGTGAACAAGCGAAGCTGCATCAGGAACCTTCTTTGAGGGCCTGCCATGCCCACTGGATCAGGCTCGGGGCGATGTTGCGTCCGGTCAGGAATTTCAGCTGGTGGCTCAGGCGGATCACTTCAAGCTGGGTGTTGTCCCACAGGTGTGCCCCATCCTGCTGCACCGCTTGGCCGTACAGGCCAGAGAGGTCCATCACCTGATGGTATGGCTGAAAGCGCAGTTTTCCGACATCTTCGGTGATGATCAGCAAATCCTGCTGCTCCATGAAAGAAGCAAAACTGTAACCACCCACCACCAGAGGGTATTTTTCAATCCCGATGGGCACCACTTTCAGCAGTTCTTCTGCCGTGGACATGTTCTGTGCAGCCAGCATCACCGACACAAACCCCAGACGCCCGAGCTGGATGGCCGTGTTGGCTTTGAAGTTGCCTCCAATCACCATCAGTCGGGCTCCGGCACTGCGGTAACCGCTGTGTTCCATCCACTGAAACAGGCTGTCCTCAAGGGTGTGGGTGGCATCAAACCCTCCACCCAGACTGCTGATGGTGTCAATGCGTCCCACCCGCCTGGCCTCCACGCTCACTCTGGCACAGTAAGGAAAATACGACTCGCTGAACTCATCCGAGATCAGCCCTCCCGCATACCCGAGGGTGGAGAGGCTTTGCAGCACGCTGCTCGGGTGGGTCTGGGGCAGGGTGTGGGGTTGCAGTTGCAGGTGGCTCTCTTCAAAAACGCGCCTGAGGATTTCAGGAAGTTCATTCTGGTGTGGGCCGATGAGGGCGACAGGCTTCATTCTGGACTTACTTTATCAAAGTTGCCGAGGGCACTGGGACGAGCAGAAGGGAGAAGGCAGAAAACAGAAGGCAAATTGAGCTTTTGCATTGGCAATCAGGACGCAGCACCCTGTCTTGTGCAGAAGAGTTCACCAACTTGTGGTGAAACTTGCCCGCTGCGTCCCTACATTCCTCTTGATCATTTTTTCTGCGCATGGCACGATGCTCTCGGCTCTCGGCTCTCGGCTCTCGGCTCTCGGCTCTGTCTTGGCCTTCTTTTAAAGCACATCCTCCGCTGTCCCACGCATTTTCAAATTGATCCTGCGCTTGCGGGCGGCCAGCATCTTGCGCACTGCTGGAGCCATCGGGTTCAGGTCCAGGTCGTACGCAGGGTACCAGAGCTTGAAACCACCGAAGTTCTCTTTCATTTTGAACACCCCAAAAGAGTGTTTGTCTTCGGAGAGTTTGGCCGGAATGCCCCAGAAATCAAAGAATTCATATCCTCTTGCTTTGGCGTCCAGCATGGCATTCCAGTAAAATGCTGTGGGGGCTTTGACATCTTTATAAGGTTCCCCCTCGGGGGTCAGACGGTCATCCCGCACAGAACCGCCGTACAGGTAATAGGTGCCTTTGCCCACTGCCACAAAAAACCCTCCGGCCAGAGCTTTGCCTTCATGGCGGGCCAGCACGATGTAAGCCTCGCTGTGTTTGCCCTGCATGGCGCTGAGCATGGTGGTGTAATACTTTTTGGGATACTGCCCAAGCTTGGCCCGTTCGTTGGTGGCTTCAAAAATGTGCCAGAAGTCATCGAAATGGTCGTCACGGCCTGCCACGGTGCCCAGCTTCTGGGCGGTTTTGACGTTCCTGCGGGCCATCTGGTGGAGGTTTTTCAGCAGTTGGTCTTCAGGGAGACGCAAATCCACCGCGATGGTGTGCTCTGGCTGCTCGACCTTGCCCCGTTTCCAGATTCCGAGGCTGTCAGGGATGTCCTGCTGCTCCTCTTCAGTGCTGGGGATGGGCTTGGGCGGCTCAATTTTGACGGTCAAATCGGTGACTTTCGCAAATTTTTTGATGGCTGCAGGCAAATCCAGCAGGTCGTCAGGGTTTTCAAAAACTGGACCTCTGGGCACGTATAGCAGGCTGAATCCGGCCACCAGAGGCTTGCGGAGGATCTGGATCGCCCCCACAGTCCGGCCATTTTTTTGAATCAGAAATCGATGGGCTTCCTGCCCGAGCACTTTTCTGGCCTCTCCAAATCCCCACGCCTGCAAAGGGCTGGTGTAGGGGAGGGTGGCGACGATTTCGTCGTAGGCATCTCGGGTGGGGGCTTCAATCAAACGCAAACTGGACACGTCCCAGAGTCTAGCAAAGCCCGGTGAGAGAAACCACATGCATTCCTCATGTCACTTCATTCCCTTGATCCCCTGCAGCCAGACCATTGGTGTCAGGGGCAGTGAAGCTGGAACTCCTGCTGCAATTGGTTTTTTTGTTTTTTGAACCGCTTGGGTTTGGGCTCTGGAAGCGGTTCTTGCTTTTGGTGCAAAAACTGCTATCAAAGCTCATCTTTCTTTGATAAGGTGGAATGAAATGAAAAAACATCTGATCACATTGATGCTGACCATGGCAGGATTGGGCTTCGCACAGGAAACTGCTCCAGCCACCCCCGAGACCCCCGCTGTTTCCGATGCCATCCCTCAGGACCCCAATGCTGTGGCTGCCACCTATGGCGATGAAGAACTGACCCTCGCTGAATTTGAAGTGGAATACCAGGCTTACGCTGGCCGTTTGCTCAACCAGCAAGGCATGCCTGCCAGCCCTGAGAACTACAAGTACTTCGATGCTTACCGCGAGCAGATCCTGCAAGATGTGGTCCAGCAGATTGTGGCTTCTGACATGGCCAACAGCATGGGTTTTGGTGCCGATCCTGCAGTGATCGATGCCCAGATCCAGCAGGTCAAAGCAGGCTTCCAGGATGATGCTGCTTACCAGCAAGCCATCAAAGATGCGGGCATCCGCGATGAGGCTTTCCTGCGCGAACTGATTGCCCGTGACATCGCCACCCAGAACTGGATCAACAGCCTTTCCCAGCGTGCTGAAATTTCCGACAGCGCCCTGCAGATGCTCTACCTCCTCGACAAAGACAAATTCAACCGTTCTGCTCAGGCTTGCGTGAAGCACATTCTGGTGCAAACCCCTGAGATTGCTGCCACCGTCAAAGACCGTCTGGACAAAGGTGAAGCTTTCGCTGCTGTGGCTCAGGAAGTCTCTCAGGATCCCGGCAGTGCTGCACAGGGAGGCGAACTGGGTTGCTTCTCCAAAGGCGAAACCGTTCCCGAGTTTGACAAGGCTTCCTTCGAGGGGCCTGTGGGTCAACTGCAACAGGTGACCACCCAATTCGGCGTGCACCTTTTGATCGTGGACCGTCGCAATGAAGCTGGAGTGCTGCCTTTTGAAGACGCCAAAGCCGAACTGGCTTCAGGGCTCAAACAACGTGCAGCTTACAAGGTCATGCAAGCCAAACTGGCCAAAGTGCCTGTCGAGCTCAACGAAGAAGTGGTCCGTGTGGACGTGCCTGCTGCCCCCGAGGGTGAAGGTGCTGGAGACATGACCGAAGAAACCCCTCCCACCGAGTGACGTTCATTTGGGATCTTTTGAGGTCCTGACTGCGTAACAGGAAGGTAGAGGTGCTTATGAAGAAGTCAATTGTTGCTTTTGCTGTGCTTGCTCTGGCTCTGGTGGGTTGTCGTTCGGAAACCCAGAACCAGCTCAGGCGTCAGGTGCTGGATTTTGCCAACACGAGAATGTACATCACCCTGTACAGCTACGATGGCAAAGAAATCTTCAATGGCATGGTGCAGGGCAAAGTGACCCGGGCTGAAACCGAAAACAGCAACGGCAGTTATGTGTACTGGTTTGATGAAAAAGGCCGTTACAACCAGACCACCCTGCCTTATCTGGTCACCAACTTTGAGCGCAAGCCCAATCCGTAACGTGCTGCAAAAGACAGTCTTGCAAAAGTGCTAACATGGCGGGGCAGAAGCGATTTTGCCCCGCTTTTTTCGTGATCAGGAACTTTCATGGCCAGAACCGTCAATCCCAGAGCTGAAAAGCAACGCCGCAACCACATCATTCAGGCGGCCTACCATGCCATCTACCAGCGGGGTTATGCCAGCGTGACCCTTGCGGACATTGCCCAGCAAGCAGGGGTGGCCAAAGGCACTCTGGTGTATTACTTTGGCAGCAAAGAAAGCCTGTTCAAGGAGGTGCTCAAGCGGTTTGTCCGAACCATTGCTGTGGCGTCCATGCGGGCCATCCGGCAGCAGAACACCACCGAAGACCGCCTGAGGGTTTTTGTGGAAAACCAGTTTTATGGTTTGCTCAACACCCGGCGTTTTTATACGGTGTATCTGGATTTCCTGTCTGCCAGCACCAAAGTTTATGAACTCCGGTTGCTCACCCAGATGCTGTTTGACAGCACCGACATGCTTAAAGTGGGCATTGCCCGCACCCCAGAGCAGGCCAAACTGATGCGGGCGGTTCTGGATGGTCTGGCCATCCAGTTCCTGTTTGATGACCATGCAGACCTCGGGCAGTACAGGGAAGAGTGCTTGCGGGCCATGCAGGCCATTCTGACTCTGGACTGAATCAAATCCCAAAAATCGAATGCCAAAATACACGGTATATTGAACAGGGACAAGCGTCCCGAGTGGCCTTCCGTACAGTAAAGTGCAGGCCGAATGTTGTATTTCTTCTGGGATGACAAGCTTCATCCAGATGATGTAGCCTAAGAACTCGATACAGGCTGGCAACCAGCCCTAGGAGGACATATGAACCGTTTTGCTGTGCAGATGGCCATTTTCATGGTGTTTTTGGTGGGAGGGGGCATTGTGGCGTACAACCAGGGTGTCCACGATGGCTCTGCCCACATGGAAGGCAAGCACGAAGGAGACAAGGGCTTGCCCAGTCCCGAAGAAGCCAATGCCGCCAGTGAAGCTGGCACCACCCCCCAGTTGGATGGCAACGCCACCGACCCCGGACAGGAAAGTGAAACCGAAGGCAACGCTCAGGCCGATCAACCTCAAGATCAGGTTGCAGACAACCCCACCAACGACCAGTCCAAACCCGATACCGGCCCTGCTGACAGCATGGGCACCCAGGAAGACAATGCTGAAGGTGGCACTGAAATGGCTGCCAGTGGCAATGTGGAAAATGGCAAAACCGTTTTCAACAATTGTGCGGGTTGCCACGGAGCCAATGGCGAAGGTGGATTTGGTCCCAAACTGGCCGGTGTGGTCAGCAAATGGACCGCAGATGGTCTGAAGGTCACCTTGCGTGAAGGCAAAACCCCTGATGGCAAAACCCTTCAGCCTGGCATGCCCCGCTTTGCAGAAGGCCAGATCAGCGACGAGCAAGTTGTGGACTTGCACGCTTTCCTGAGCACCCTGCAGTAAACGTTTTTGGCCTTTCCTCCCCGCGAGATGCGGGGTTTTTTATGCTCATGGGTCACATCCTGCAGCATGCTAACGTGAACACTGATGACATCATCGAACCTTCTGGAACTCAAGGCCTCAGGGCTTTATAAATCTTACGGAAAACGCACTGTGGTGGGCGGAGTGGACCTCAACATCAAACGGGGTGAAATTGTGGCCCTTTTCGGTCCAAACGGGGCAGGGAAAACCACCACTTTTTACATGATGGTGGGATTTGTGCGCCCCAATGGTGGACGCATCACCCTCAAAGGGGAAGACATCACCAGCCTTGCCATGCACCATCGGGCCAAGAAAGGGCTGGGTTATTTGCCACAAGAGCCCAGTGCTTTTCGCAAAATGACCGCCAGAGACAACCTGCTGGCCATCCTGGAATTCCAGAACCTGACCCGTCAGGAACAGGAAAACCGTGCGGATGCTTTGCTGGAAGAATTTGGTTTGACCAAATTGGCCCAGTCTTATGCCTACCAGCTTTCGGGTGGTGAGCGTCGTCGTCTGGAAATTGCCAGAGCCCTGACCACCGATCCTGACTTCATCCTGCTGGATGAGCCTTTCACAGGGGTGGATCCCAAATCCGTGGCGGAAATCCAGCGTCTGGTCAAAGAACTGCGGGAACGCCGTGGCCTCGGGGTGTTCATCACGGACCATGCTGTGCGTGAAACCATGGCCCTCTGTGACCGGGTGTACCTGATGTACGACGGGCAGGTGCGCTTTCAGGGAACCCCGGAAGAGTTTGCACGTGACGACAGTGCACGCCGTCACTACCTGGGTGAAAACTTCGAAGTGTAAGAGAGGAGGACAGTATGCTCTGGGTGCTCCTCGTTTTTGTGGTGCTGCTGGCCGGTCTGATTGCCTACGTTGCAGACAACGTGGCCAGACGGGTTGGGCGGCGTCACATCCGTTTGTTTGGTTTGCGGCCCAAAACCACAGCTTTGATTTATGCTGTGGCCACGGGGATGGGAATCAGCTTTCTCAGCATGCTGGGATTTGCGCTGGTCAACCAACAGGCCATTGTCACCATCAGTAAGGCAGAACAGTACCGCAAAGAGTTGCAGGAGCTGAAACTGCAAATTGAGCCTTTGAAACAGAACAAAGCTGCTCTGGAAGTGGCCCTCGAAGACACCCAGCAAAATGTGGTTCGCCTCAGCAAAGAACGCACAGAAGCGCTCACTGCCCGGGACAGCCTCAAAAAAGAAGCCGATGGCTTGAAACAAGAAGTGTCTGAACTGAAAGAATACCGGGTGGCTCTGGAGTCCCAGAACCAGAAACTCAATGGACGGGCAGATGAACTGTTCAAACAGGGGCAGACCCTTGAACAGAGCATCCGTGAACTGGAAGTCAAAAGCACCAATCTGGACAAGCAGAACCAAAAATTGCGAACCAGTTATGAGCAGATGGTCAAAGACCTCGATCAGGAACGGGCCCAATTCCAGAAAGTCCAGAGCCAATATCAGCAAGCCCTGCAGCAGTACCAGCAAGCCCAGCAGCAGGTGAAGCAGATCAGCCCCACCATTGAGGCCCTGCGCAACGAGCAACGCAACCTGAAGAAAGAAAACGAAACCCTGAAGAAAGCCCGTCAGACTGCACAGGCAGAACTCAGTGGGCTTCAGTACCTGCGGGCTCAACTGCTCAAAGAGTCTGAAGAGCTCAAGCAGGACAATTCGCAATTGCGTTCTTCTCTCAAGCAGCTGAATCAGGAGATGGGACAGTTGCGTGCAGAATCCACACAATTGAAAGCCAGTCTGGACCAGCAACGCACCGAACTGGAAGCCCGCCGAACCCAGGATGCCATTTTCGAGAAAGGTGATCTGGTGTTCCAGGGCATTTTTGTCGCTTCAGAAGGGTCAGATGCTCTGGAGCGTGCGGTTCGTCAGGCGGAACTCAAAGCCATTGCCAAAGGGGCCAGAGGCAAACCCAATGCAGTCCTGATTGGCGAGGACCAGGTGTCTTTGCTGGCCCAGCGTTTGCGTGGCATGAACGGAGATGTGCTTGTGCTGGTCCGGGCCACCAACAACCAGATCAAAGGCTTCCCGGTCAGCGTGGACATGCAGATTGTGGAAAACAAAGTGCTTTACGCCAGTGAGCAACCCATCCGGTCCCGATTGATCAGTGTGGGTGCCAGTGGTGTGAAAACCAACCGGGAGCTCACCCAGTTCCTGCAAACCCTTGCTCTGGACACCATCAAAACCCTTCATGAGCAGGGGATTCCTCTGGAAAACCTGCCGGGCGGTCTGAGCACCACCGATACTGTCAACATGGTCAACAGCCTGAAGAACCTCAAAGGTTCTGTGCTGGTTGCCATGGTGTCACGTTCTGACATCAAACCGGGAAGCAAAGTGGTGTTGTACCCTCGCATCTTGCGTTGAATTTTGGTTGAATTCTGGATGAAAAAACATCCTCCGGACAGGAGGATGTTTTTTTGGAAAGGCAAGTTCAGAAGAAGGAACCAAGACGGAAATGCAGTTTGCCTCTGGGGTTGGTGGGACTGAAACCATAATCCAGTCGGATGGCAGGCAGCAAGAAACTGCTGGTCCCGAGGTTGAGTTGAACGCCAACGCCGTAACCCAGGTTGGCATTGAGTTCATTGGATTTGCTCCATGCATCGCCAGCATCCAGAAAGGCCACAGCGTACAACCCTTGTGAGAAGCCTGTAGAGATGCCTGTGTTGTAGCGGAATTCGGCACTGGCTGTGTAGAAATTTGATCCTGTGAAGGCTTTGTTGTCGTATCCACGCAAAGTGAAACGATCAGAAGGTTCACTGCCCCCAATGATGAATGTGCGGGAGGCGGGAGCATTTCCGAGAATGGTCCCTGCATTGGCCCGCAGGGCCACGGCAAATTGATCGAAGCCATTGTCCAGTTTGTTGCCGAAACCAAAGTAGCTGCGGCCTCCTCCGGTGATCTGCCACCAGTTCAACCGGTCGCTGCCCACATAACCGAAACCATAAGAAACCCCTGCAGTGGCCCTGAAGCCTGAACTGGGGAATTCTGGAAAATTGCTGTTGTCAAAACTGAGGTTGCTGTAGACCTGACTGTTCTGGCCGTTGGGTGGGAAACTGGCCAGCAAATCAGGATCGTTGTCTGGCAATCCTGCTTCACCCTGAGCACGTCTTTCCAGATACGCCTGGGTCCACTCCATGCTGTAGCCCAGAGAAAGGCGCAGTTCTGGGGTCAGGGGACGGCCCACATTCACACTGAAACCTGTGGAGCGTTCAGAGTACTGTCTTCCAGTGTCTTCGGTATCGGTGCTGCCTGGCACAGGCTTTTTGATGGACAGGTTGGGGGTGATCACACTGTAAACGTTCAACGATGCACTGGTGGGTACCGTGGCAAAGTCCAGGAAATCAAAATCCAACCAGGGAATGGAATAACCAATCTGGGCATTGAAAGGCTGGTTGGCTTCGTTGAGGTTGGCACTGATTTGTGCAGAGGCACTGTGTCCGGTGCCAAAGAAGTTGTTGTCTTCATAAGCCACACTGCCCGTCCAGCCACTGCCCAAACTGTTGTATTCAATGGCAGGGCTGAAGTAGCGGTTGCTGTTTTCCGTGAGCTTCAGAACGAAAATGGCACCATTGGGATCCTCTGGATTCACTTTGGTGAGCACCTGAGGAGGAGCCACATAACCGGTGCGGATCAAGCGCTCCAGACTCTTGTTGAAGATGTCTTTGTTGAAAGCGCTGCCTGCTGGTGGCAATTCACGCAGAATCAAGCGTTCTTGACTGCGGTGCTCACCCGTCCACTCCAGCTCATAGCCTGCAATCTTGAGTTCGCGCAGGTTGAAAGTCAGGGTGGTTCCATCAAAATCGATGGGGTTGGGTTGGGTCACCAGTTCGTAGCCTTTTTCGCGGTAAGCCCTTTGCATGGCCAGATAATCGCTCTGGGCCAATTCAAGGTTGAACATGTCACCGCTTTTCAAGCGCAACAGGGGACGCAACTCTTCTTCCGTCAGTGCGGTTTCGTTGTTGATGACGATTTTGTCGATCTTTCCTGTGGCCTGATCGGTCAGCACGAAAGACACATTGACCAGGGTGGGATCCTGGGGGTCTGGTGTGTATTCCACACTGATGTATTTGCCGAGCCGGTTGCCCTGTGCCCGCACATCGTCCAGCAACAGGTTGGTGTTCAAAAAATCGCCAGGTTTGCTGCTCAGGGTGACCCCTTCACCCAGACTGCTGGTATCTACACTGCCGATTTTCAGCTCACGCACGGGAATGTTCAGCACATTGCCTGCGAGTTCTGCCCCAGAGGGTACCGGTCCACTGCCCTGATATCCTTTGCGGGCATACAGTGCACCAATGTTCTGCAACACCTGCTGATAGGTCTGCATGGTGAAGGTTTTGGCTTGCACCAGTGGAGCCACAGCCTCTTGCAATTCTTCCTGTGTGACCAGTGTGTTGCCCGAGACCGTCACATTTTCCAGAGGTGCGGTTTCGTCGATGGTGTAAACCAGTTTGACCCCATCTGCTTCTGCAATCAGATCGGTTTGCACTTTGGGGGCAAAGGGGAATCCTGCAGAACGGTAACCTTCCGAGAGCAACTGTCTGGATTGATCCACGCGCAAGGTGTTCAGGGTGGTGCCTGCAGAGATGTTCAGTCGGTTTTCCAGCAAAGCTTGAATCTGCTGGGTTTGTACCGCAGTGTTTCCTTTGATTTCAAGCTGGGTGATGGTTGGGTTGGGTTCCACCTGAATCACCAGAACCGCCTGTCCATTTTCTTCGATCAGTCGGGCTTCCACACTTTTGAAAAAGCCCAGACCTTCCACAGTCAGCTCGGCGAGTTTGGGGTCCACCCGTCCCACCGGGTCTCCAATCAGGAATGGCAACTCAATTTTGATCAGGCTGCTGAGCAGGTCGTCTGCCCCTTGTACACGAATTTCACTTAAAGTGCCTTGCTGTTGTGCCAGTGCTGGAACGCTGAGCAGGGCCAGAGTGAGTGCCAGTCTTTTACGCATGCTTCCTCCGTATTTCTCTACTATTCCTGAAAGGGGCAGTGAGAAGCGTGAATGGGTGGGCCTGATGGGGGAGGGTTTCACTTCATCAAAAGCTTAACTTTGTGTTGTCTGTCCACACAGGACATTCAGGACAACCTCTCCCGCTTATAGCAGAATAGACGTTTTAAAATGAAAATCATCAGCAAGCAGGTTGGCTGTGTTCCCCGACCCCATTTGGTTCAAAGGATTTCTGGAGCTGGTGTAGACTGCTTTTATGCGCCGATCCCATGTGTTGAACTTTTTCCCGGATTGGGTCACAAAGTCCTCTGGTCAGGAGGTTCTGGATGCAACTTCCCATCCTGCTGCAAGACATTGAGCGTTGTGCCAGAGAAGCCGGGCGCAACCCTGAAGAGGTGCGTCTGATTGCGGTCAGCAAAGGACAGCCTGTAGAAGCCATTCAGGAGAAAGTCCTGAAGTTTGAACATTTCAGGCTGGCTGAAAACCGAGGTCAGGAATTGCGCGACAAAATCAAGTTGCTGCCTGATCCACACTTGGAATGGCACTTCATTGGGCCGATCCAGAGCAAC encodes:
- a CDS encoding BamA/OMP85 family outer membrane protein — its product is MRKRLALTLALLSVPALAQQQGTLSEIRVQGADDLLSSLIKIELPFLIGDPVGRVDPKLAELTVEGLGFFKSVEARLIEENGQAVLVIQVEPNPTITQLEIKGNTAVQTQQIQALLENRLNISAGTTLNTLRVDQSRQLLSEGYRSAGFPFAPKVQTDLIAEADGVKLVYTIDETAPLENVTVSGNTLVTQEELQEAVAPLVQAKTFTMQTYQQVLQNIGALYARKGYQGSGPVPSGAELAGNVLNIPVRELKIGSVDTSSLGEGVTLSSKPGDFLNTNLLLDDVRAQGNRLGKYISVEYTPDPQDPTLVNVSFVLTDQATGKIDKIVINNETALTEEELRPLLRLKSGDMFNLELAQSDYLAMQRAYREKGYELVTQPNPIDFDGTTLTFNLRELKIAGYELEWTGEHRSQERLILRELPPAGSAFNKDIFNKSLERLIRTGYVAPPQVLTKVNPEDPNGAIFVLKLTENSNRYFSPAIEYNSLGSGWTGSVAYEDNNFFGTGHSASAQISANLNEANQPFNAQIGYSIPWLDFDFLDFATVPTSASLNVYSVITPNLSIKKPVPGSTDTEDTGRQYSERSTGFSVNVGRPLTPELRLSLGYSMEWTQAYLERRAQGEAGLPDNDPDLLASFPPNGQNSQVYSNLSFDNSNFPEFPSSGFRATAGVSYGFGYVGSDRLNWWQITGGGRSYFGFGNKLDNGFDQFAVALRANAGTILGNAPASRTFIIGGSEPSDRFTLRGYDNKAFTGSNFYTASAEFRYNTGISTGFSQGLYAVAFLDAGDAWSKSNELNANLGYGVGVQLNLGTSSFLLPAIRLDYGFSPTNPRGKLHFRLGSFF
- a CDS encoding DUF3084 domain-containing protein, whose amino-acid sequence is MLWVLLVFVVLLAGLIAYVADNVARRVGRRHIRLFGLRPKTTALIYAVATGMGISFLSMLGFALVNQQAIVTISKAEQYRKELQELKLQIEPLKQNKAALEVALEDTQQNVVRLSKERTEALTARDSLKKEADGLKQEVSELKEYRVALESQNQKLNGRADELFKQGQTLEQSIRELEVKSTNLDKQNQKLRTSYEQMVKDLDQERAQFQKVQSQYQQALQQYQQAQQQVKQISPTIEALRNEQRNLKKENETLKKARQTAQAELSGLQYLRAQLLKESEELKQDNSQLRSSLKQLNQEMGQLRAESTQLKASLDQQRTELEARRTQDAIFEKGDLVFQGIFVASEGSDALERAVRQAELKAIAKGARGKPNAVLIGEDQVSLLAQRLRGMNGDVLVLVRATNNQIKGFPVSVDMQIVENKVLYASEQPIRSRLISVGASGVKTNRELTQFLQTLALDTIKTLHEQGIPLENLPGGLSTTDTVNMVNSLKNLKGSVLVAMVSRSDIKPGSKVVLYPRILR